A single Bosea sp. PAMC 26642 DNA region contains:
- a CDS encoding HutD/Ves family protein has product MPWKNGGGSTTEIAIHPPGASLDEFDWRISTAHVGQDGPFSSFPGIDRTLAVLSGMGIALAFGDGGTVQLSPNSKPCAFAGDRAVEGRLVAGPIDDLNVMTRRGRWRHDMTRLAGPGPIHVEPGGDLMVLVARSAGWMIVAGRKREYLEAGDSVVLERSDHAVLTSEGDGEVFATNLWTDGSR; this is encoded by the coding sequence ATGCCGTGGAAGAACGGCGGCGGCAGCACGACCGAGATCGCCATTCACCCTCCCGGTGCGTCGCTCGACGAATTCGACTGGCGCATCTCGACCGCCCATGTCGGGCAGGACGGGCCGTTCTCGTCCTTCCCCGGCATCGACCGGACGCTCGCGGTGCTGAGCGGCATGGGCATCGCACTTGCGTTCGGGGACGGCGGAACGGTGCAGTTGAGCCCGAACTCGAAGCCCTGCGCTTTCGCCGGTGACCGGGCTGTCGAGGGCCGGCTCGTGGCTGGGCCGATCGACGACCTCAACGTGATGACGCGGCGCGGTCGTTGGCGGCACGACATGACACGGCTTGCCGGCCCCGGCCCGATCCATGTCGAACCGGGCGGCGACCTCATGGTGCTCGTCGCCCGCTCCGCCGGCTGGATGATCGTCGCAGGCCGTAAGCGCGAATACCTGGAAGCCGGCGACAGCGTCGTGCTGGAGCGTTCCGACCATGCGGTTCTGACCAGCGAAGGCGATGGCGAGGTCTTTGCGACTAATCTTTGGACCGACGGCAGCCGCTGA
- the hutU gene encoding urocanate hydratase, whose product MTRIDNSRVIRSPHGSELSAKSWLTEAPLRMLMNNLDPDVAEKPGELVVYGGIGRAARTWEDFDRICASLRSLEADETLLVQSGKPVGIFRTHTDAPRVLIANSNLVPAYANWEHFHELDKLGLMMYGQMTAGSWIYIGTQGIVQGTYETFVEVGRQHFGGSLKGKWVLTGGLGGMGGAQPLAATMAGASMIAVECKPSSIEFRLRTGYLDEKADSVDEALKIIEAAHAKGKAVSVGVLGNAADVFPDMVRRGIRPDVVTDQTSAHDPLNGYLPAGWTLQEWEERKERDPAGTIEAAKQSMATHVRAMLDFHRMGVPTLDYGNNIRQMAKDMGVADAFDFPGFVPAYIRPLFCRGIGPFRWAALSGDPEDIYRTDAKVKELMPDDAHLHNWLDMARERIKFQGLPARICWVGLGDRHRLGLAFNEMVAKGELKAPVVIGRDHLDSGSVASPNRETEAMKDGSDAVSDWPLLNALLNTASGATWVSLHHGGGVGMGYSQHSGIVIVADGTPEAAKRLERVLWNDPATGVMRHADAGYEIAVDCAREKGLKLPGILR is encoded by the coding sequence ATGACCCGCATCGACAACAGCCGCGTCATCCGCAGCCCGCATGGTTCGGAGCTTTCGGCAAAAAGCTGGCTGACCGAAGCGCCGCTGCGGATGCTGATGAACAATCTCGATCCCGACGTCGCCGAAAAGCCCGGCGAACTCGTGGTCTATGGCGGCATCGGGCGTGCGGCCCGGACCTGGGAGGATTTCGACCGGATCTGCGCGTCCCTGCGCTCACTCGAAGCCGACGAGACATTGCTGGTGCAGTCGGGCAAGCCGGTCGGCATTTTCCGGACGCATACGGACGCGCCGCGCGTGCTGATCGCGAATTCCAACCTCGTCCCCGCCTATGCCAACTGGGAGCATTTCCACGAGCTCGATAAGCTCGGGCTGATGATGTACGGCCAGATGACGGCCGGCTCCTGGATCTATATCGGCACGCAGGGCATCGTTCAGGGCACATACGAGACCTTCGTCGAGGTCGGCCGGCAGCATTTCGGCGGTTCGCTCAAGGGGAAATGGGTGCTCACCGGCGGGCTCGGCGGCATGGGCGGCGCGCAGCCGCTGGCCGCGACCATGGCCGGCGCCTCGATGATCGCGGTCGAGTGCAAGCCCTCCTCGATCGAGTTTCGCCTGCGCACCGGCTATCTCGACGAGAAGGCCGACAGCGTCGACGAGGCGCTCAAGATCATCGAGGCGGCTCACGCCAAAGGCAAGGCCGTCTCCGTCGGCGTACTCGGCAATGCCGCCGACGTGTTTCCCGACATGGTCCGTCGCGGCATCCGGCCCGATGTCGTCACCGACCAGACCTCGGCGCACGACCCGCTGAACGGCTATCTGCCAGCCGGCTGGACGCTTCAGGAGTGGGAGGAGCGCAAGGAGCGCGACCCGGCCGGCACCATCGAGGCAGCGAAGCAATCGATGGCAACGCATGTGCGGGCCATGCTCGATTTCCACCGGATGGGCGTGCCGACGCTCGATTACGGCAACAACATCCGCCAGATGGCCAAGGACATGGGCGTCGCGGACGCCTTCGACTTCCCGGGCTTCGTGCCGGCCTATATCCGGCCGCTGTTCTGCCGGGGCATCGGGCCGTTCCGCTGGGCGGCGCTATCGGGCGATCCGGAGGACATCTACCGCACCGACGCCAAGGTGAAGGAGCTGATGCCCGACGACGCGCATCTGCACAACTGGCTGGACATGGCGCGCGAGCGCATCAAGTTCCAGGGTCTGCCGGCGCGGATCTGCTGGGTAGGCCTCGGCGACCGGCACCGGCTGGGGCTGGCCTTCAACGAAATGGTGGCCAAGGGCGAACTCAAGGCGCCCGTCGTGATCGGCCGCGACCATCTCGATTCGGGCTCCGTCGCCTCGCCCAACCGCGAGACGGAGGCGATGAAGGACGGCTCGGACGCGGTCTCCGACTGGCCGCTGCTGAACGCGCTGCTCAACACGGCCTCGGGCGCGACCTGGGTCTCGTTGCATCATGGCGGCGGCGTCGGCATGGGTTATTCGCAGCATTCCGGCATCGTCATCGTCGCCGACGGCACCCCCGAGGCGGCCAAACGCCTGGAGCGCGTGCTCTGGAACGACCCGGCCACCGGCGTGATGCGCCATGCCGATGCGGGCTATGAAATCGCGGTGGATTGCGCGCGTGAAAAGGGCTTGAAGCTGCCGGGCATCCTGCGCTGA
- the hutG gene encoding N-formylglutamate deformylase, with amino-acid sequence MTDIVTITSGTSPLILSMPHPGTGLPAEVHAALNETGRAVPDTDWHMRQLYAFAERFEPTIVEAQLSRYVIDLNRDPSGVSLYPGQATTELVPTTTFDGEAIWATTPDTGEIARRREAYFQPYHDALEAEIARVRAAHGWCLLWDCHSIKSVIPRLFPGTLPTLNLGTNSGASCAPAVEAAAVAAMAGQSVTQVVNGRFKGGWITRHYGLPQDGVHAIQMEIALSAYLTAEAPPWNFDGAKAATLQGALSLIIKAALNAAATLDRSPS; translated from the coding sequence ATGACCGACATCGTCACCATCACAAGCGGCACCTCCCCGCTGATCCTCTCCATGCCGCATCCCGGCACCGGCCTGCCGGCGGAGGTGCATGCCGCGCTGAACGAGACCGGCCGCGCCGTTCCCGACACCGACTGGCATATGCGCCAGCTCTATGCTTTTGCCGAACGCTTCGAGCCGACGATCGTCGAGGCGCAACTCTCGCGCTATGTCATCGACCTCAACCGCGACCCGTCCGGCGTCTCGCTCTATCCGGGACAGGCGACGACCGAACTCGTGCCGACCACGACCTTCGACGGCGAGGCGATCTGGGCGACAACGCCGGACACCGGGGAAATCGCACGGCGGCGCGAGGCCTATTTTCAACCCTATCACGACGCGCTCGAAGCCGAGATCGCGCGGGTGAGGGCGGCCCATGGCTGGTGCCTGCTCTGGGATTGCCATTCGATCAAATCGGTCATCCCGCGCCTGTTTCCCGGCACGCTGCCGACGCTCAATCTTGGCACCAATTCGGGTGCCAGTTGCGCGCCGGCAGTCGAGGCCGCCGCCGTCGCTGCGATGGCCGGCCAATCCGTCACGCAGGTCGTCAACGGCCGCTTCAAGGGCGGCTGGATCACGCGGCATTACGGCCTCCCGCAGGATGGCGTCCACGCGATCCAGATGGAGATCGCGCTGTCGGCCTACCTGACCGCTGAAGCACCGCCCTGGAATTTCGACGGGGCCAAGGCCGCGACGCTGCAAGGCGCCCTCTCTCTTATCATCAAGGCTGCGCTGAACGCGGCCGCCACGCTCGACCGGAGCCCGTCATGA
- the hutH gene encoding histidine ammonia-lyase — MTAPLLLSPGHAALTLWRDVLDGASVALSGDSVAATAAAQRIVDDIVAAGTVTYGVNTGFGKLASVRIADADLATLQRNLILSHAVGTGAALPDNVVRLILAMKAASLARGASGVRPVVVEALLGALAADALPAVPAKGSVGASGDLAPLAHLTAALMGVGEIRLKGELLPAAEALSRIGQAPLALGPKEGLALINGTQVSTSIALAGLNAMARVFDAALVAGALSVDALKGSDTPFDPRIQQLRGQPGQIRVAAILLELIAGSEIRDSHRFGDSKVQDPYSLRCQPQVMGAVRDLLANVAATLAIEANAVTDNPLVLGPGEVVSGGNFHAEPVAFAADILAMGLCEIGNLSERRIALLVDPVMSGLPPFLARDAGLNSGFMIAQVTAAALASENKQKAHPASVDTIPTSANQEDHVSMATHGAYRLLDMAANAASIIGVELMAAAEAIEHHRPMKTSPRLEPVLALLRGKIAPLTEDRYLAPDLAAATELVLSGAIGTAAELDCFTELGQ, encoded by the coding sequence ATGACCGCACCTCTCCTGCTTTCTCCCGGCCATGCCGCACTGACGCTGTGGCGCGACGTGCTCGACGGAGCGTCCGTGGCACTCTCCGGCGACAGCGTGGCAGCCACCGCCGCGGCACAGCGGATCGTCGACGACATCGTCGCCGCGGGAACCGTGACCTATGGCGTCAACACCGGCTTCGGCAAGCTGGCCAGCGTCCGCATCGCCGACGCCGACCTCGCGACGCTCCAGCGCAACCTGATCCTGTCCCACGCAGTCGGGACCGGCGCTGCCCTGCCCGACAACGTGGTGCGGCTGATCCTCGCCATGAAGGCTGCGAGCCTGGCGCGCGGCGCCTCGGGTGTGCGGCCGGTCGTGGTCGAGGCGCTGCTCGGCGCGCTCGCGGCCGATGCGCTGCCGGCCGTGCCGGCCAAGGGCTCCGTCGGCGCCTCGGGCGATCTCGCGCCGCTGGCCCATCTCACCGCCGCGCTGATGGGCGTCGGCGAGATCAGGTTGAAGGGCGAGTTGCTGCCGGCAGCAGAGGCTCTCTCGAGGATCGGCCAGGCGCCGCTCGCGCTGGGTCCCAAGGAAGGGCTCGCGCTGATCAACGGCACGCAGGTCTCGACGTCGATCGCGCTCGCCGGACTCAATGCCATGGCCCGTGTCTTCGACGCCGCGCTCGTCGCCGGGGCCCTGTCGGTCGACGCGCTCAAGGGCTCCGACACTCCGTTCGATCCGCGCATCCAGCAGCTTCGCGGCCAGCCCGGCCAGATTCGCGTCGCCGCCATCCTGCTAGAACTTATCGCCGGCAGCGAAATCCGTGACAGCCACCGCTTCGGCGACAGCAAGGTGCAGGACCCGTATTCGCTGCGCTGCCAGCCGCAGGTGATGGGCGCGGTGCGCGACCTGCTGGCCAATGTCGCAGCGACGCTCGCGATCGAGGCCAATGCCGTCACCGACAACCCCCTGGTGCTGGGACCAGGCGAGGTCGTCTCGGGCGGGAATTTCCATGCCGAGCCGGTCGCCTTCGCGGCCGACATCCTGGCCATGGGACTGTGCGAGATCGGCAACCTTTCCGAGCGCAGGATCGCGCTGCTGGTGGATCCGGTGATGAGCGGCCTGCCGCCCTTCCTGGCACGCGATGCAGGGCTGAACTCGGGCTTCATGATCGCGCAGGTGACGGCGGCCGCGCTGGCGTCAGAGAACAAGCAGAAGGCTCACCCTGCATCAGTCGATACCATCCCAACCTCGGCCAATCAGGAAGACCATGTCTCGATGGCGACGCATGGCGCCTATCGCCTGCTCGACATGGCGGCCAATGCCGCGAGCATCATCGGCGTCGAGCTGATGGCTGCAGCCGAGGCGATCGAGCATCACCGGCCGATGAAGACGAGTCCCCGGCTGGAGCCGGTGCTGGCGCTGCTGCGTGGCAAGATCGCGCCGCTGACGGAGGACCGCTACCTCGCGCCCGATCTGGCTGCGGCGACGGAGCTGGTGCTGTCAGGGGCAATCGGGACGGCGGCGGAGCTGGATTGCTTTACGGAGTTGGGACAATGA
- the hutI gene encoding imidazolonepropionase has protein sequence MTGKPLRCDKVWTGARLATMSAASPLPYGAIEDGIVAARDGRIVWAGPRSEAPAFDPAETIDCGRRWITPGLIDCHTHLVYGGDRAHEFELRLQGASYEEIARAGGGILSTVKATRAASEAELFASADRRLAALMAEGVTTVEIKSGYGLEMDAELKQLAVARRLGRERPVTVRTTFLGAHAVPPEFKGRSGDYADLVAGPMLDAVAAQGLADAVDVFCEGIAFSPDETARVFAAARARGLAIKIHAEQLSNLGGARLAAEMGALSADHLEYLDEAGVIAMAKAGTVAVILPGAFYFLRETQRPPIDLLRRHGVPIALATDANPGSSPLTSPLLVMNMACTLFRLTPEEALAGLTRHAAQALGLQDQIGTLEAGKACDLAIWDIERPAELAYRIGFNPLHARIRNGQ, from the coding sequence ATGACGGGGAAGCCGTTGCGCTGCGACAAGGTTTGGACCGGGGCGCGCCTCGCGACCATGTCCGCAGCCTCTCCCCTCCCCTATGGCGCGATCGAGGATGGTATCGTCGCGGCCCGAGACGGACGCATCGTCTGGGCCGGGCCGCGCAGCGAGGCCCCGGCGTTCGATCCGGCCGAGACGATCGATTGCGGCAGGCGCTGGATCACGCCGGGTCTGATCGATTGCCATACCCATCTCGTTTATGGTGGCGACCGCGCGCATGAATTCGAGCTGCGGCTGCAGGGCGCCAGCTACGAGGAGATCGCGCGGGCCGGCGGCGGCATCCTCTCGACCGTGAAGGCGACGCGCGCGGCGAGCGAGGCTGAGCTTTTCGCCAGCGCCGACAGGCGTTTGGCCGCGCTAATGGCCGAAGGCGTCACCACGGTCGAGATCAAATCGGGCTACGGGCTGGAGATGGATGCCGAGCTGAAGCAGCTCGCTGTCGCGCGCCGGCTCGGACGCGAGCGGCCGGTGACGGTTCGAACGACCTTCCTCGGCGCCCATGCCGTGCCGCCGGAATTCAAGGGCCGATCGGGCGACTATGCCGATCTCGTCGCCGGGCCGATGCTCGACGCCGTCGCCGCGCAGGGATTGGCGGATGCGGTCGATGTGTTCTGCGAGGGCATCGCCTTCTCGCCAGACGAGACCGCCCGCGTTTTCGCTGCCGCCAGAGCCAGGGGGCTCGCGATCAAGATCCATGCGGAGCAATTGTCCAATCTCGGCGGCGCCCGGCTGGCGGCCGAGATGGGCGCGCTCTCGGCCGACCATCTCGAATATCTCGACGAGGCGGGGGTGATCGCGATGGCGAAAGCCGGGACCGTCGCGGTGATCCTGCCCGGCGCCTTCTACTTCCTGCGCGAGACGCAGAGGCCGCCGATCGACCTGCTGCGCCGGCATGGCGTGCCGATCGCGCTGGCGACCGACGCCAATCCGGGCTCCTCGCCGCTGACCTCGCCGCTGCTGGTGATGAACATGGCCTGCACGCTGTTCCGACTGACCCCGGAGGAGGCGTTGGCCGGGCTGACGCGCCATGCCGCGCAGGCGCTCGGCCTCCAGGACCAGATCGGCACGCTGGAAGCCGGCAAGGCCTGCGACCTCGCGATCTGGGACATCGAACGCCCGGCCGAGCTGGCCTACCGCATCGGCTTCAACCCGCTTCACGCCCGCATCCGGAACGGACAATGA
- a CDS encoding formimidoylglutamate deiminase, with translation MTARTTLHLDEALLPGGFAKAVTLEVDSGTIVSVTVGEAAPASALHLSGLTLPGMPNLHSHAFQRGMAGLSERRGESDDSFWTWREVMYRFLYRLDPDDVQAIAAQAFVEMLEGGFTALAEFHYLHHDTAGRPYADIAAMAAAIAAAAAETGLGLTLLPVLYRYGNFGEAPPVHGQRRFVNDRESYQRLLEASAIALRDLPDAKLGVAPHSLRAVALDDLAWVSALRPDAPVHIHVAEQMREVEDSLTITGRRPIELLMEHAELAERWCLIHATHLTAAERDGIARSGAVAGLCPITESSLGDGIFDGVRYREAGGRFGIGSDSNIQIDAGAELRQLEYSQRLRDRGRALMADRGASTGTALWQTACAGGAQACGRAIGQIAPGCRADLVTLDAEHPVLLGKSGEIALDSAIFATNAMPLHAVFVGGRRLVADGRHQAREQVRTRFARTMRKLLG, from the coding sequence ATGACCGCCCGGACGACACTACACCTCGATGAGGCCTTGCTGCCCGGCGGTTTCGCAAAGGCTGTGACGCTGGAGGTCGATTCGGGGACTATCGTATCCGTCACGGTCGGCGAGGCTGCTCCGGCTTCCGCACTTCACCTGTCCGGCTTGACGCTGCCGGGTATGCCGAACCTCCACAGCCACGCCTTCCAGCGCGGCATGGCGGGCCTGTCCGAGCGGCGCGGCGAAAGCGACGATTCCTTCTGGACCTGGCGCGAGGTGATGTACCGTTTCCTCTACAGGCTGGATCCCGACGACGTCCAGGCCATCGCCGCACAGGCCTTCGTCGAGATGCTGGAGGGCGGCTTCACCGCGCTCGCCGAGTTCCACTATCTCCATCACGACACGGCCGGCCGCCCCTATGCCGACATCGCTGCGATGGCGGCCGCGATTGCCGCTGCGGCGGCGGAGACCGGGCTCGGGCTGACGCTGTTGCCGGTGCTTTATCGTTACGGCAATTTCGGCGAGGCGCCCCCGGTCCACGGCCAGCGCCGCTTCGTCAACGACCGCGAGAGCTATCAGCGTCTGCTCGAAGCGAGCGCAATTGCGCTCCGTGACCTGCCGGATGCCAAGCTCGGCGTCGCCCCGCATTCCCTGCGGGCCGTCGCGCTCGATGATCTGGCCTGGGTCTCGGCGCTGCGGCCGGATGCGCCGGTCCATATCCATGTCGCCGAGCAGATGCGCGAGGTCGAGGACAGCCTGACGATCACCGGGCGCCGGCCGATCGAATTGCTGATGGAGCATGCCGAACTCGCAGAGCGCTGGTGCCTGATCCACGCTACGCATCTGACCGCTGCCGAGCGCGATGGCATCGCGCGCAGCGGCGCTGTCGCGGGGCTTTGCCCGATCACGGAATCGAGCCTCGGCGACGGCATCTTCGATGGCGTGCGCTATCGCGAGGCCGGCGGACGCTTCGGTATCGGCAGCGATTCCAACATCCAGATCGATGCTGGCGCCGAATTGCGCCAGCTCGAATACTCGCAACGCCTGCGCGACCGGGGCCGTGCCCTGATGGCCGACCGTGGGGCATCGACCGGAACGGCGCTCTGGCAGACCGCCTGTGCCGGCGGTGCGCAGGCCTGCGGCCGCGCGATCGGGCAGATCGCGCCGGGCTGTCGGGCCGATCTCGTCACGCTGGATGCGGAGCATCCGGTGCTGCTCGGCAAATCTGGCGAGATCGCTCTCGACAGCGCGATTTTCGCGACCAACGCAATGCCGCTGCACGCGGTCTTCGTCGGTGGTCGGCGCCTTGTCGCGGATGGGCGGCATCAGGCCCGCGAGCAGGTCAGGACGCGTTTCGCCAGGACGATGCGGAAACTGCTCGGCTGA
- the hutC gene encoding histidine utilization repressor, producing MTMSETRLDAVRLDGAGPLYDQIRRAIRDLILGGAWTPGTAVPPEHALMEQLGASRMTVHRALVQLAREGLITRRRRSGTIVASPPASHAMLDILSIPDEVRRLGQAYAFDVLSRRDGRPTAEVALRFGLKRSDNIVHLGALHRSGGCPHVLEERVIHLATVPAAAQERFAATPPGDWLLQNSLWSQAEHAISAVAADSAEAQLLAIAPGEPCLLVERRTWNQDAPVTAVRLLYPGTRHRFVGRFGPYGQV from the coding sequence ATGACCATGTCAGAAACCAGGCTGGATGCGGTGAGGCTCGATGGCGCGGGTCCGCTTTACGACCAGATCCGCCGCGCCATCCGCGACCTTATCCTCGGCGGTGCCTGGACGCCCGGAACCGCGGTCCCGCCCGAGCACGCGCTGATGGAGCAGCTCGGCGCCTCCCGCATGACGGTGCACCGCGCCTTGGTCCAGCTTGCCCGCGAGGGTCTGATCACCCGCCGCCGCCGCTCCGGCACCATCGTCGCGAGCCCGCCGGCAAGCCACGCCATGCTCGACATTCTCTCGATCCCCGACGAGGTCAGGCGGCTGGGGCAGGCTTACGCCTTTGATGTTCTATCGCGACGTGACGGGCGTCCGACCGCGGAGGTCGCATTGAGGTTTGGACTGAAGCGAAGCGACAACATCGTCCACCTCGGCGCCCTGCACAGGAGCGGCGGTTGCCCGCACGTCCTGGAGGAGCGGGTGATCCACCTCGCGACCGTGCCGGCGGCAGCGCAGGAACGCTTCGCGGCGACGCCGCCGGGCGACTGGCTGCTGCAGAACAGCCTCTGGTCGCAGGCCGAGCATGCCATCAGCGCGGTCGCGGCCGATAGCGCGGAGGCACAGCTGCTTGCGATCGCGCCCGGCGAGCCCTGCCTGCTGGTCGAGCGCCGGACCTGGAACCAGGACGCCCCCGTCACGGCGGTGCGTCTGCTCTATCCCGGCACGCGCCACCGCTTCGTCGGCCGCTTCGGGCCATACGGCCAAGTTTGA
- a CDS encoding glycine zipper domain-containing protein: MKKILILAALAASLGACTQREQNTGTGALVGAGAGAVVGGLATGRAGGALAGAAIGGAGGAIIGNATTPDQVCYDRDAYGRRIRYAC, translated from the coding sequence ATGAAGAAGATCCTCATTCTCGCCGCCCTCGCCGCGTCCCTCGGCGCCTGCACCCAGCGCGAGCAGAATACCGGGACAGGAGCGCTCGTCGGCGCGGGCGCCGGCGCCGTCGTCGGCGGCCTTGCCACGGGGCGCGCAGGCGGCGCCCTTGCCGGTGCGGCCATCGGTGGCGCAGGCGGCGCCATCATCGGCAATGCCACGACGCCCGATCAGGTGTGCTATGATCGCGATGCGTATGGCCGACGGATCCGCTACGCCTGCTGA
- a CDS encoding PRC-barrel domain-containing protein, whose protein sequence is MTAQTMAMSSNPLIAGARVAGTDVYNAAGDHLGEIYDVMLDKQSGKVAYAIMSFGGFLGLGEKYHPIPWSVLDYDTDRGGYIVPLTKEKLEAAPMYDSEGEPDWDDKAYGKRVHDYYGTMPYWMM, encoded by the coding sequence ATGACCGCACAAACGATGGCTATGTCATCCAATCCGCTGATCGCCGGAGCCCGTGTCGCCGGCACCGATGTCTATAACGCGGCGGGCGATCATCTCGGAGAGATCTACGACGTCATGCTCGACAAGCAGTCCGGCAAAGTCGCCTACGCCATCATGTCGTTTGGCGGCTTTTTGGGACTTGGCGAGAAGTATCATCCCATCCCGTGGAGCGTGCTCGACTACGACACGGATCGCGGCGGGTATATCGTTCCCCTGACCAAGGAGAAGCTCGAGGCCGCCCCGATGTATGACAGCGAGGGCGAGCCCGACTGGGACGACAAGGCTTATGGCAAGCGTGTCCATGACTACTATGGAACGATGCCCTACTGGATGATGTAG
- a CDS encoding transglutaminase-like domain-containing protein — protein sequence MQIRYGYRIELVCQQELPLITLLDVHPSRRHDLTQPDDMVATSLFDPSVQVPVTQYLDQFGNICRRLIAPVGGVSLQAEGIIYDSGEHDPVHPHAGEVPPSRLPEEALVYLLGSRYCETDKLSARAWNLFGHIEPGWQRIQAVVDFVHNHLTFGYNFARSTRTAAEAFEERVGVCRDFAHLAVALCRCMNIPARYCNGYLGDIGVPKDPAPMDFNAWFEVFLGGRWYTFDARHNEPRIGRVVIARGRDATDVAMLNSFGPHGLQRFEVITEEVEETAPDLAMATAGRAQHEQSMARGL from the coding sequence ATGCAGATTCGCTACGGCTATCGCATCGAACTCGTCTGCCAGCAGGAACTCCCGCTGATCACCCTGCTCGACGTTCATCCGTCGCGCCGTCACGACCTGACGCAGCCCGACGACATGGTCGCCACGTCGCTGTTCGATCCCTCGGTGCAGGTGCCTGTGACGCAGTACCTCGACCAGTTCGGCAACATCTGCCGCAGGCTGATCGCGCCCGTCGGCGGAGTCAGTCTGCAAGCGGAAGGAATCATCTACGATTCCGGCGAGCATGATCCGGTGCACCCACACGCTGGGGAGGTTCCGCCTTCGCGCCTGCCGGAAGAGGCGCTCGTCTATCTGTTGGGAAGCCGCTACTGCGAGACCGACAAACTCTCCGCCCGGGCCTGGAACCTCTTCGGGCATATCGAGCCGGGCTGGCAGCGCATTCAGGCGGTGGTGGATTTCGTCCACAACCACCTCACCTTCGGTTACAATTTCGCCCGCAGCACCCGCACCGCCGCCGAGGCGTTCGAAGAGCGCGTCGGCGTCTGCCGTGACTTCGCCCATCTCGCCGTCGCGCTTTGCCGGTGCATGAACATCCCGGCGCGCTACTGCAACGGCTATCTCGGGGATATCGGCGTGCCAAAGGATCCGGCGCCGATGGATTTCAACGCCTGGTTCGAGGTCTTCCTCGGCGGTCGCTGGTACACTTTCGATGCAAGGCATAACGAGCCCCGCATCGGCCGCGTCGTGATCGCCAGGGGACGGGATGCCACCGATGTCGCCATGCTGAACTCCTTCGGCCCGCATGGACTGCAGCGCTTCGAGGTCATCACCGAAGAGGTCGAGGAGACCGCTCCCGATCTCGCCATGGCGACGGCCGGTCGTGCCCAGCACGAGCAGTCGATGGCCCGAGGCCTCTAG
- a CDS encoding diacylglycerol/lipid kinase family protein — MAPLKVMSPPLMRYTVIVNARAGTVLEAGAEAFEARIAAAFEAHGCAAAVRLVHPREIDDALALAIEDADAIPVIAGGDGTINGVLPILMSADRSVGILPLGTVNVLGRDLGLHGTLEFQIEALCQGEPVTMDIGRVNDRLFHSISGLGFFSLMAREREQARRRFPFSRAVAFVFAATRSILFTRAITVDIRIGDEQRVVEADAVLVTINSFDGPEWRRSRLDGGVFEVHILNAGGLYSRCKAALSVVSGKWKESTNLESFTGEEITLTRRDKRRGHVTFDGEVERKAGTLAYRLLPKAIRVIAARPQAI; from the coding sequence ATGGCTCCGCTGAAAGTCATGTCGCCTCCACTCATGCGTTACACCGTCATCGTCAACGCCCGCGCCGGCACTGTCCTCGAGGCGGGCGCGGAAGCGTTCGAAGCGCGCATCGCGGCGGCTTTCGAGGCTCATGGCTGCGCGGCGGCGGTCAGGCTCGTGCATCCCCGAGAGATCGACGACGCGCTCGCACTGGCGATCGAGGATGCCGACGCGATCCCGGTGATCGCCGGTGGTGACGGGACGATCAACGGCGTTCTGCCCATCCTGATGAGCGCCGACCGGTCGGTCGGCATCTTGCCGCTCGGCACCGTCAACGTGCTCGGCCGCGATCTTGGCCTGCATGGAACGCTCGAATTCCAGATCGAGGCGCTGTGCCAGGGCGAGCCGGTGACGATGGATATCGGGCGCGTCAACGACCGCTTGTTTCATTCGATTTCTGGCTTGGGCTTCTTCAGCCTGATGGCGCGCGAGCGCGAACAGGCTCGCCGGCGCTTTCCGTTCAGCCGCGCGGTGGCCTTCGTCTTCGCCGCGACGCGTTCGATCCTCTTCACCCGCGCGATAACCGTCGATATCCGTATCGGAGACGAGCAGCGCGTCGTCGAGGCGGACGCCGTGCTGGTCACGATCAACAGCTTCGACGGTCCCGAATGGCGCCGCTCCCGGCTCGATGGCGGCGTCTTCGAAGTCCACATCTTGAATGCCGGTGGGCTCTATTCGCGATGCAAGGCGGCGCTTTCGGTCGTCTCGGGCAAATGGAAGGAATCGACCAATCTCGAATCCTTCACCGGCGAGGAGATCACCTTGACGCGCCGCGACAAGCGCCGTGGCCATGTTACGTTCGACGGCGAGGTCGAGCGCAAGGCCGGAACGCTGGCCTACCGTCTGCTGCCGAAAGCGATCCGTGTTATCGCGGCGCGTCCACAGGCGATCTGA